The region ACCATCCCCCGCTGAAATAAAGTCGCGATCGCGTCCCCCATCAATCAGATCGTTTCCATTGCCGCCAAATAGCGCATTTAGCCCGTCGCCACCTCGAATAATGTCATTGCCAGCACCACCATCAACAAAATCATTCCCTTCTCCAGCAAACACCACATCATCTCCATCATTGCCAAACAGCGCATCATTGCCAGCACCACCAATGAGTGTGTCATTCCCAGCTCTTCCCACTAATGTGTCTGGTTGAGGTGTTCCTCGAAGCGTATCATTTGCATCCGTCCCAAATAACGTCGCCATGATCAAAATTCTCCCTTGGTCAAAAGTGTTGAGTGTGCGTATTGTTGAATTTAGAAAACTTGACAGCAGCAGTTGATCCATCAACCTGAGAGGGTGACTAGAATCGAAACAGAAACAAAATGGGTCAGTGCTGATGCAAAGCTGACTGGAGTTTATTCAGCTTTGGTAAGGTATACGAAGAACATTGATCAATGGATGCATGATAAGGAAAAGACCTTTCACATCACCCAACCGAGCAAACTGTTAGTATGAAAGTTTTATTAGTTGAAGATGATCAAAGCCTGGTTGATGTCCTGACACAAACTTTAATCAACCACCATTATTTGGTAGATACTGCTACTGATGGCAAAACAGGTTGGGATTTAGCCGCAACATTTGAGTATGACTTAATCTTGCTGGATTTAAGATTACCTGGACTCGATGGGATTGAGATTTGCCAGCGATTACGCAGGGCAGAAGACACCACAATTCAATCACCCAATCTACAAACCCCTATTCTATTGATAACGGCTCAGGATACTAGTTTCAGCAAAGTCACAGGATTAGACGCAGGTGCTGACGATTACATTGTTAAACCCGTTGATATTAATGAATTATTGGCACGGATGCGGGCATTGCTGCGTCGGAGCGGAAGCAAGCGATCGCCCGTGCTGAATTGGGAAGGGTTAGAGCTTGATCCAAGTACGTGTGATGTGAAATATCAGGGGCATCCTCTACGCCTGACCGCTAAAGAATACAAACTGCTAGAACTGTTGCTGCGCCATCCCCAGCAAATCTTCAGTCATGACAAACTGGTTGAGCATCTATGGGTTTTAGATGAGATGCCGACCGACAGTGCCATCCGAGCACACATCAAAGGGTTACGAAAGAAGCTCAAAGCGGTTGGCGCGGAAGACGTGATTGAAACGATTTATGGATTGGGGTATCGGTTGAAAGCGGCAAAAAAAGCGGAGGTAAATCAGATCAGCCAGATGTGGGAGCGCTATCGGAAAACCTACTGCGATCGCCTGGCAATCATTCAGCAAGCAACAACCGCCCTGCAAAATCACACGCTCACCGAGGAACTCCGCCAGCAAGCACAACAGGAAGCTCATACCCTAAAAGGTTCCCTGGGTCTGTTCGGATTAGATGCAGCCTCCCAACTGTCCCAGATGATTGAGCGATTGCTCAACTCACCCGATCTTCTCAACCACATCTCCTCCCTATCTAACTCAGTAACCCAACTACAAACCCTACTCCACCCCACCCCACCCCCTCCCACCCCCGCCTTCCCCCCTGCTCCTGCTGCCCCATCTTCCTCATCCCCAGTTCCCGCCCAACTACTCCTGCTGACAACGGATGCCGACCTTTTTCCTGCTCTTGCCAACGCCGCTAACCGCTGGCATATTCAAGTACAGCTTGCAACACGCTTGTCCCAAGCCAGAGAGATGATTACCCAATCACCTCCAAACATTGTTGCGCTTGATCTAACAGCCTACTCCCATGAAGAAGGGGTGGATTTCCTGACGGATCTGGCTAATAATGAACCACCGATCCCTAGCTTGATATTGACCGAACAGGATGACTTTGCAGAACGCATGAAATTGGCAAAGCTAGGGGGCAAAGGCATCTTGCAAAAACCGATTGCTCCGGATCACGTTTTGCACATGGGGTTTCAGGTGTTACAACGCCTCACCCCCACCACGGGTAAAGTATTGATTGTGGATGATGATGCGATCGTGCTAGACCAACTCCACAGCATTCTGCAACCCTGGGGATTTGACCTGATCCTGCTTAGCGATCCACAGCGCTTTTGGGATACATTAGCCGCTACCCATCCCGACTTAATCATTCTGGATATTGAAATGCCGGGTGTAAATGGGATTGATTTGTGTCAAGTTGTTCGCAACGATCAACAATGGGGCGATCTGCCCATTCTGTTTTTATCCGCACATACTGATGAACCTACGATTCAGCAGGTATTTTCTGCCGGAGCCGATGATTACATTGGAAAGCCTATTCGAGCTGCGGAGTTAGTGGCGCGAGTATTGAACCGCTTAAAAACGGCAAGAATGCTACAGACGTTACAACGTTTGAGAGGCTGATGGCATGACACGACATCGATTGTTTCGCCTGAACGCTTACCTGGTTGCAGGGTTCAGTGTTTTTGTCGCCACAGTCTTCACGCTATTATTCCAGCTATCTTTGGCAAACACTATTCTGCCATTCTACTTTGTGGCTGTAGCAATCAGTAGTTGGCATGGAGGCTTGAAACCGGGAATGGTCGCGGTTGTATGCTCGGTTATCTGCGTCAATTATTTCTTTATTCCACCAATAAATACGTTTACTGTCACGACCTTGGGAGACTTGATTCGACTAGGTACCTTCTTTACCGTTGCTACTATTATTAGCTTATTAAACGAAAACTTGCGCAATGCGAAACAACAACTACAACAATTGAGCGATAGCCAGTTACAAACCTATGCAATGCAATTGCAACAAGCACTAAAAGCAGCTCACATGGGCATGTGGAGTTGGAATCTGGTAACTGGCGAAGTTACTTGGTCGCCTGAGCACGAGCAATTGTTCGGTTTGGCTCCTGGCACATTTGATGGGCGCATTGAAACCTTTGAAGCTTTCTTACATCCGGAGGATCGCGAGTCACTGAATCAAGCAATTCAAACTGCTGTGCAGGGGCAGTGCAACTATCAACACGAATATCGTGTAGTGTGGCAAGATGGTAGCATTCATTGGGTTGAAGGCAGAGGACAGGTATTTTACAATGCAACCAATCAGCCTGTTTACATGGCTGGAACAATCATGAACATTGATCAGCGGAAGCAAGCCGAACTGGCGCTGATGCAAAGTGAAGAACGATTTCGCTCAGTGTTCGAACAATCTCCCCTCGCTATGATGCGGTTTGCTCCAGACGGTCGCTTACTTTGTGTGAATCCAGCCTGGGAAACGATGTGGGGCACTCCGCCTCAGATGCTGGCAGATTACAACATTTTGCAGGATCAGCAAATTGCCGCGATCGGCGATCAGCCTGCAGTTCAACGAGCGTTTGCTGGAGAAGTGGTAGATCTGCCAGCCAGGTTTTACGACCCCGCTTTAATGGGTCACTCAGGACAAGCTCACTGGGTAGAACCATTTTTATATCCGATTCAAGATTGCACTGGGCAAGTACTAGAAATTATTTTGGTATCTAGAGATGTGACTGCGCGCAAACAGGCTGAACAATCCCTACAACAATTAAATAATGAACTGGAACAACGAGTTGCAACACGTACAGCCGAGCTAAAAGTACTCAATGAACGTCTTTTACAATCCTTATCAGAACTACAATCTTCTAAACAAGAAGTTGAGGATCTCTACAATCAAGCACCCTGTGGCTATCATTCACTGGATGCAGAAGGACGATTCATTCGCATCAATCAAACTGAACTAAATTGGCTAGGTTATGAAGCTGATGAGATTTTAGGCAAACAATTTACGGACTTCCTTACACCTGAAGGCATTCGGCAATTTCAAAAAAACTTTCCCATACTTAAGCAACAAGGATGGATTCATGATCTGGAATATGATCTGCGCTGCAAAGATGGGTCTCTTTTACCCATTTCCCTAAGTGCCACTGCAGTTAAAGATGCCAATGGTAATTTAGTCATGACTCGGACTAATGTTTTTGATCGGCGAGAGCGCAAACGGATTGACCAGATCAAGTCTGAATTTATCTCCATTGTTAGCCATGAACTTCGCACACCCCTCACCTCCATCAATGGCGCATTGGAACTGCTGTCTACTGGTTTGCTAAAACCTGAGTCAGAACGAGGACAACAAACAATTCAAATTGCTGCTCAAGAAGCCGATCGCCTTACCCGATTAGTTAATGACATCCTGGATTTGGAACGGTTGGAATCGGGCAAAGTTCGGTTAGAAATCAAGCCTTGTAACCTGGCAGACTTAATGTTCCGGGCTGCAGATTTTATGCAACTTGCTGCTGACCAAGCTGCTATTACTTTGACCGTCGTGCCACTTTCCCTATCCTTGAACATCGACAGCGATCGCATCCTGCAAGTCCTCACGAACCTCCTCAGCAACGCCATCAAGTTCTCACCACCTGGAAGTACCGTTTGGCTCACCGCAGAATTTTCCTCCCCTCCGTACTCTGCACCTTCAATTCTCTTCTCTGTTAAAGACCAGGGACGCGGCATTCCTCCCACCATGTTAGAGAGCATCTTTGAACGATTTCATCAGGTTGATACTTCTGACTCGCGCAAAAAAGGTGGCACGGGGTTAGGGCTTGCCATTTGCCGCAACATTATTGAGCAACACGGTGGAAAAATTTGGGCAGAGAGTGTTGTGGGGCAAGGGAGTTGCTTTAAATTCATTCTTCCATTAGAAAATAGCCAATGACTCCTAACGAATGCCTAATGACTACTGACCCATGACCAAACGCATCTTACTGATTGATGATGAGGATGGCGCTCGTCAAATTACTCAATTTAGTCTAGAAACTGCCGCAGGTTGGGAAGTGTTAACAGCTTCTTCGGGAAGGGAAGGATTGGAAATTGCTGCTGTAGAGTTGCCAGACGCGATTCTGCTAGACGTGATGATGCCTGATTTGGATGGACCCGCAACTTATCAACGGCTGCAAGAAAATGCAGCAACGCGAGCAATTCCAGTCATTATGCTGACAGCAAAAGCATCTCCTGCTGAGCACCAGCCATTGCTACAGATGGGAATTGCAGGAATTATCACGAAGCCATTCAAAATTCCGTTCCTCATTGCCAGGATTCAAGAAATTTTAGGTTGGAATCATTAGATCCTTATCGCAAGTTTTTTAGATCCTTATCACAAATTTTTCACAATCTCATTTTAGTGTTTAAGCATTCCCCAAGTTCGCCCAGATAGATGCCTGTCACAGGTTGGTATGACTGTGCCTGAAAGCCTGATTTGAGTGAGGAGACCGTCGTTGTGCAAGACAATGACGCTTATGAAATCTTCAAAGGTATTGCGATCGAAGTTTTTAAGAGTCGCAGCCTGAAAGCAATTCAATCACTCAAAGACTTTTTGACTGCTCTTCCTAGCCCCACTGCCATTCGTACCGTTTTATTGGACAGCGTCTATCAACTGGTCGAGCATGATAGCGAGGCGTATGACTGGATTTTGACTCATCATCGTGCTTTAGAGCCAGAACTTAATCTCATCCGGATTGCACAAAAAATTGTCACTGAGCAACTACAGCCCCACGGTTTGGTACTTAATCAAGACTTTTGTTTCGGGGAAAATGGACAGTTACAAGCCAGTCGATCTATTCGAGCTTTGCTACTTGAGAATGTTTCAGAGCGCGATCGCCTACTGCTTACAAAAGTCCTAAGCTTTGGTTATTCGCCTGATGGATGCGAATGTTCTAACTGTCAATGATATTCCCCCCAAGTACCTTAATGAATGTTTTCAATCAACGTTAGTTGATTCCTGAACCATGCTGATAGACTATTGCTCACAGGAATTTAGCACTATGTTACGCTCATCTCCAGCTATTAACTTCACACAACATCAAAGAACCTTTTTAGTTCTAGTTGCAGATGATGATCAAGCTATTCTTGACCTAGTTAGTCAAGTATTAGTTAATGATGGCTACAGAATTTTGAAAGCCAATGATGGCATTCAATGTTTGGAGATGTATCAGAAATTTCATCCTGCCCTAGTGCTGTTGGATATGCAAATGCCTGGAATGGACGGTCTAACATGCTGCAAAAGAATCAGCAAACTCTCAAATGGCAGCGTTCCTATTTTGATGATGTCTAGCTTTAGTAGCGGTGAACTGATTGATCGGGTCTTTGCAGCAGGAGCAGTTGATTACCTGATCAAACCCTTTCATCTGACAGTGCTCCAACATCGGGTTCAGCAATTCCTTTATCAAATTGATCTTGAGCAGAAAATTCAACAATTGACTTCTGATTGGGCTTACCAAACACAACTGTATCAATCTGCACAAAAACAAATCAAAGAATTAGAAGAACTCCATCAACGCAAAGATGATTTTTTGAATACTGCCTGTCACGAATTACGCGCTCCCCTCTCAAATATTCGTCTAGCAATTCAAATGTTGACCTATTTCCTTACAGAAGGGAAGTCTTCTAGTCAAGAATCAGGTACTCAAAACTTAGAAAACTGCAAAACTGCTCACTATCTTAAGATTTTAGAAACTGAATCTGAGCGCGAAATTACTTTGCTGAACGACTTGCTTGACCTGCAACGATTGGATGGTGGAGAACATCCCCAACAAACTAACATTATGTATTTAGACGAGTGGCTTAACACGCTTACCAACTCTTTCAAAGAGCAAATGCAGCAGCGCCAACAGATGCTACGGCTTCAAATTCCTCCAAAATTTCCCCCCTTCGTTTGTGATACATCCAGTCTCAACCGTATTCTGACAGAACTCCTACAAAATGCGTGCAAGTATACACCTGTTGGGGAGACTATCCTGGTTACAGCAAGAATGATGACAGGAGATAAAGCAGGAGAAAGAGAGAGTTTGGTCCTCCCTTCCCTATCTTCCGCTTCTTTCTCGCAATTTCTACAAATCAGTGTTACTAATTCTGGAGTTGAAATTCCGGTTGAAGATCTGCCCCGAATTTTTGAAAAGTTTTATCGAGTGCCTGGCAGCGATCGCTATCAACAAGGTGGTACAGGGCTAGGATTAGCACTGGTACAGAAGTTAGTCGAACATATGGATGGCAGTATTCAAGTCAGCAGTTCTGACCAGCAAACTTGCTTTACAGTCACGCTTCCGTTTACCCCCGTTACTGGCTGCATCTAGCAATTTGCATCTATGGAAATACTTCATACATATACTCACAAGCAGTTCTCACTGATTAACCTGGCATCTGTTGTTACATACGCCCTCATCCAGCATGCCCATATCCAGTCCTAACTGGGAGCATATCAGTTTTGCAAGTCTCTGCAATTGCCCTCATCCCCAACCCCTTGTATCTTAAAACTTGGGAGAAGGGGAGTCGAAGCTTCAAGTCCCTCTCCCACAAGCTTGGGAGAGGGATTTAGGGTGGGGGCGCAAAGGTGACATGCTCCCGTCCTAACTTTTGTTCCATGTTTTCTCGTAAGCGATCGAACATCACTATCTAAAATACTTGATCTACAAATATTTGCTAGAGCAATTATCTTTAGATAGAAATTTGTTTTTCCCTAATAGATTTTTTTGGACTTTGGTTAAAGTAGTACTAAAAGAGTTTTCGCCAATACTGGTATTCTAGATCACCAGTATGTCCGTGATATTGATTGATTCGTTGTGATCGCTTTTACAAAATACCATGTTGGACCTCCTTACCAATCTTCTGTCACCGAGTACATACATGCCCCATGGGCATTGCTACCTCTGGCAGACTCCTTTAGTGTGGCTTCATTTGATTAGCGATGCACTGATAGCGATCGCGTATTTCTCCATTCCAGCAATGCTTATTTACTTTGTGCGGAAGCGAGAAGATGTTCCGTTTTCCAGAGTATTTGCGCTGTTTGGGGCGTTTATCGTTTTGTGCGGTATTGGTCACCTGCTTGATATTTGGACACTCTGGCATCCAGCATATTGGGTTTCAGGGGTAGAGCGGGCAATTACAGCGCTGGTATCTTGTTACACTGCCCTAAAGCTGGCAGAACTACTCCCACAATTTTTATCACTTAAAAGCCCAAAACAACTTGAACAACTTAACCAGGAACTCGAGAAAGAAATTGTCAGACGCAAACAAGCTGAAGCGCTGCTGGAGGTGCGAGTTGAACAACGCACGGCGGAATTAATGAAAACCAATGCTGCCCTGGAAACTGAAATTCAGGAGCGGATAGTAGCCGAAACTAAGTTTCAACAAGCGGCACAACGGGAACAAGCAACTGCCCGTGTCATTCAACGTATGCGCCAAAGCTTAGAATTAGACACTATCTTTCATGCAGTAACAGAAGAACTTCGACTTGCTATCCAGTGCGATCGCACCCTTGTCTATCGCTTCAATCCAGACTGGAGCGGACAAGTCCTTGCCGAATCAGTTGCAGAAGGCTGGAACACAATTATTCCTGTTCGCAGTAAAGACTCAAACTTAACACAAGTAACCACGAATCAGGCGAGTTGTATTGTCAAACAATTAGATGGCAGCGAAGTTCTGATTCAGGATACTTACCTGCAAGAAACCAAAGGTGGGCTATATCGTCAACGCTCCAACTATTGCTGTGTTCCGGATATTTATCAGGCAGGATTTAATCGCTGTTATCTGGAATTACTGGAATCTCTTCAGGCAAGAGCATATATTATCGTCCCCATTTTTTGTGGTAATCAGCTCTGGGGTTTACTTGCGACTTACCAAAACAACGCCCCACGTGCGTGGCAGTTAGATGATATCTGTATGGTAGCGCAAATCGGTAATCAATTAGGCGTTGCCGTACAGCAAGCAGAATTATTTATCCAAATCCAGGAACAGGCAGAACAACTCAGGCAAGCAAAAGAACTGGCAGATTCAGCCAATTATGCAAAAAGTGAGTTCCTGGCAAATATGAGCCATGAGTTGCGAACTCCCCTCAATGTCATCTTGGGCTTAACTCAACTGCTGAATCGAGATCGAACGTTGACTCGCGAGCATCAACAATATCTAGAAACAATCAGTAGAAGTGGTGAACATCTACTAGGGTTGATTAATGAAGTCTTGGAAATGTCTAAGATTGAGGCTGGCAGATTAACCTACCTGGAAAGTACCTTTAATCTTCATGATTTGTTGGATGGTTTGAGGGAGATGTTGCATCTTAGAGCCATCTCTAAAGACATCCAGTTTAAAGTTGAATCTAGCCCTGATTTACCACTTCTAATCAAAGCTGATGAAGGCAAATTGCGTCAAATTTTGCTCAATTTACTTGGCAATGCCATTAAGTTCACCGATCAAGGTGAAGTGATTTTGAGAGTCAAAAGTGAGGCTGTAGATAGCAGGAACCAGCAATTAGAAGGTGAGCAAGATGAAGACAACGGGGAAGCGATAAAGATTCTGTTTGAAGTTGAAGACACTGGACCTGGTATTGCACCGGATGACCTCAAGCGACTCTTCAAACCCTTTGAGCAAACTCGCTCAGGTATGATAGCGAGCGAAGGCACGGGATTAGGGCTGGCGATTAGCCGAAAATATGTGCACATGCTGGGGGGTGATATCACGGTTCATAGCCAACTGGGGCGGGGTACTGTATTTTCCTTTACCATTTCGGTCATTCCTGTAGATGGTGTTTCTGTGGAAAGCCAAGCTGCGATCGCAGGCAAAGTGGTTAAACTAGCACCTCAACAGCCCATCTATCGTATTTTAGTAGCGGAAGATAATCCAGCCAATCGATTAGTTCTGATGACATTGCTCACGAAGGTTGGATTTGATCTGGAAGAGGCAGTAAATGGGCAGGAGGCTATTGAGCTTTGGCAAACGTGGCACCCTCACCTCATCTTCATGGATGTTCGAATGCCCTTTATGAATGGATACGAAGCGACTCGTCAGATCCGGGCACAAGAACCATTCAACGAAACACAAAGAACGAAAATTATCGCGCTAACAGCCAGTGCTTTTGAAGAACAACGGGAAGAAGCTTTAGCTTCTGGCTGTGATGATTTCATTCGCAAGCCTTTTAAGGCTCAAGAAATTTTTGAAAAGATTGCTCATCACCTATCTGTGGAATATCTCTATGAGGAAACTACAGATACGGCTTCCACTTCTGAGTCGCAGGTACGTCATTCTTACACCTTAGACCCTGATCTTCTACAAACAATGTCTTCTGAATGGATAGAGCAACTTTATCAAGCGGCAATCCAAGGAAATGATTTGCAAATTCTTACTCTCACAAAAGACATTCCAGCCCACCAACATACCTTAGCTGAAACACTCAGCTATTTTGCTGAAAACTTCCAATTTGACAAAATCACAGAGGCAGTTTCTCTGCTTGAACTGTCAAGATAAATACATAGGCATTGTCATTGAGCGATCGCTCCTAACTCTGCTTTCCTCTCCTATGCCATCTCACGCTCATATCGTTCTAAACTGCCTGGCATGAATTCGCAGCAAACAGCACAATCAAACATCCCTCAAACTGAAAGTCAGCGGACAGATGTTTTAATCGTTGATGATATCCCTGACAATATTCGCTTCCTATCAACCTTTTTAGTAGACCAAGGCTATCAGGTGCGGAAAGCTATCAATGGGCAAATGGCTCTAAGAACAATCGCTGCCTTCCCACCTGATCTAATCCTGCTTGATGTCAATCTGCCGGATATCAGCGGCTATGAGATTTGCCAACAGTTGAAGCAAGACCCAGTTACAGCCTCAATTCCAATAATTTTTCTGAGCGCTGGTAATGCTACGATTGACAAAGTAAAAGCATTCCAGACGGGAGCAGCAGACTATATTTCCAAACCTTTTCAGTTAGAAGAAGTTTTAGTTAGAATTCAAACTCAATTAACAATTCAAACACTTCAAAAAGACTTAGAGACACAAAATCAGCAATTGAAGAAGGCTCTAGAAGATCTGAAAATCGCTCAAATAAACTTGGTTCAGCAAGAAAAAATGTCAACTCTGAGGAAAGTAGTGGCTGGAGTTGCTCACGAAATTAATAATCCTCTCAGTTTCATTGCTTGTAACATTAAGCCTGCACAGGAATACATTCATCAATTATTAGGACTGATTAACTATTATCAGCAGCAAAATCCAGAGTTAGATTTATCGATCAAAGCTTACCTGGATGAGATCGATCTGGAGTTTCTTGTTGCAGATCTGATGAAAATTTTGAAATCGATGGAAAATGGAGCCGAGCGCATTCAAACAGTTGTTTTAGCACTCAAAATTTTTACTCGTCTAGATGAGTCAGGAATTAAACCAACTGATGTGCATGAGTGCATTGATAATGTTCTTGCATTGCTGCGCTATCGCCTTATGTCTAACGATAATCAAATCATGGTCCAAGTTCATAAAGAATTTGGCAACCTACCGTTAGTTACTTGTCACGCAGAGCAATTTAATCAGGTAATTTATAATCTTTTGTATAACGCAATCGATGCTATTGATGAAAAAATCAGTCATAATATTCATTCAGACTTTGTTCCAAAGATTTCTATCCACACTCAGTTTTCCAGTCCCAATTTAGTTGAAATTCGAATTTGTGATAATGGGGTGGGAATCCCTGAAGCTGATAAAGCCAAAATCTTTGAGCCATTTTTTACAACAAAATCAGCCGGACGGGGAATAGGTTTAGGGCTGGCGACAAGCCAGCGCATTATTGAAGAACTGCATGATGGTGTTCTCACCTGTCAATCTATAGTTGGTGAGGGTTCTGAATTTAAAATTCAGCTTTTTCTGTAAATGTTGGTGTTTTGATAAGACCAAGAAACCTGATTAACTGACAAAACTCATTTGTCCTCTCCCCAAACCCCTCTCTCAGAGCGGGAGAAGGGCTTTGAACCCAAGCAACTCGTTCTGGCTCCCCTTCGCCCACTGGGGGCGAAGGGGTTGGGAGATGAGAGGAAAAGATTTGTCAGTCAATCAGCCAAAAAACTCTTCTATCAGACAAGACAGAAGAGATGATCGGGGACTTAATCAAGCCTTACACTAGCTGAAAACAAAGTTACTATCAGTTAGGCTATCAAATTTGACGTTTGACAGGATTGCCAACACTTCTTTAGTGTTAGAGACTTGAATCAGGGTGTCTTTGGCGATCGCGCCTGTTCCTTGAACTACGCTCACCTGCCCCAGAGTTAAGCCACCAACCAACTTGATCACATCTTCATGAACGTTGAAGTCGGTAATGGTATCAGTGCCTTCACCTGCCGCCAGCACAAAGACATCCTTTCCACATCCACCTGTGAGAACATCTGCGCCGAAACCGCCTACAAGGGTATCATTGCCTGCACCACCAATCAACGTGTCGTTACCGGCTCCTCCCCGTAATAAGTCATCCCCGCTTAACCCATTCACGTAGTCATCTCCGCCTTGAGCATTGATGACATCATTCGAGTGTTCAAATCCTTGAATATGATTATTCAAGTCATTTAAGAAGGTAACAGAATTACGGTTGAAAATCCGGTCAAAATTCCATTCAGCATTGAAGACATCAAAACTATCTGCGATTTGGGTTTGTCCATTAAATAAGATGTTACCCAGGTTAACTGATGCACCTGTTGCACGGGTGAGATTATCCAACTGATCTAGTTGGAAGTTTTTCAGCACAACCTTTGTGTTTTTAACTCCATCAAACGTGAGTTCAAGATTACTGCCTACTTGAGTTAATAATAAGTTCCGAGCAGTCAGTCCTTCTCCTTCGAGCTTGAGCGTATCAACTTCTGCAATAACTGGGGCAGTGGGGTTAACTCCTCGTCCAACTCCACCAAAGTTTGCAATTGTCCGGGTGCCATCGCCCTGCTCAATGATGAACTGTTTTTGCCCTCCTAAACCAGATGGGGTGGGGTTAAATTCAAACACACCTGTTGTGCCGCTGACTTCGTTAGTAACAACCAGAAGCGCAACTCCATTTGGGCTTTGGCTGGCAGGAATGAACGTGAGACCTTCAGGGCTGATATCGCCTGGGCTGGTGGTATATTCCAAAAATTTTGGCTTTTGAGCATTGGTTACGTCATAAACCATAACCCCACCCGTCCGCTCTAATCCAATGAAAGCGTAAACTCGTTCGTCTACAACTCCAATCACAACTCCTTCCGGTTCGGGACCTTTGTTGTCACTACGAGTATCAAACGTGGCTGCATTTCCGTTGGAGTTAAACAGCGTGGGAATGGCGGCAGCAGTGATGCGTTCAAACTGATCGCCACTATCGAAGACAAGATTACCACTAGTATCGCGAATAGAGAAAGACCGACTA is a window of Leptolyngbyaceae cyanobacterium JSC-12 DNA encoding:
- a CDS encoding phosphoacceptor domain-containing protein (histidine kinase family',response regulator-like protein with receiver domain,'ATPase, histidine kinase/DNA gyrase B/HSP90-like; IMG reference gene:2510093928~PFAM: Response regulator receiver domain; Histidine kinase-, DNA gyrase B-, and HSP90-like ATPase; His Kinase A (phosphoacceptor) domain) gives rise to the protein MNSQQTAQSNIPQTESQRTDVLIVDDIPDNIRFLSTFLVDQGYQVRKAINGQMALRTIAAFPPDLILLDVNLPDISGYEICQQLKQDPVTASIPIIFLSAGNATIDKVKAFQTGAADYISKPFQLEEVLVRIQTQLTIQTLQKDLETQNQQLKKALEDLKIAQINLVQQEKMSTLRKVVAGVAHEINNPLSFIACNIKPAQEYIHQLLGLINYYQQQNPELDLSIKAYLDEIDLEFLVADLMKILKSMENGAERIQTVVLALKIFTRLDESGIKPTDVHECIDNVLALLRYRLMSNDNQIMVQVHKEFGNLPLVTCHAEQFNQVIYNLLYNAIDAIDEKISHNIHSDFVPKISIHTQFSSPNLVEIRICDNGVGIPEADKAKIFEPFFTTKSAGRGIGLGLATSQRIIEELHDGVLTCQSIVGEGSEFKIQLFL
- a CDS encoding signal transduction histidine kinase (IMG reference gene:2510093926~PFAM: Response regulator receiver domain; Histidine kinase-, DNA gyrase B-, and HSP90-like ATPase; His Kinase A (phosphoacceptor) domain), which produces MLRSSPAINFTQHQRTFLVLVADDDQAILDLVSQVLVNDGYRILKANDGIQCLEMYQKFHPALVLLDMQMPGMDGLTCCKRISKLSNGSVPILMMSSFSSGELIDRVFAAGAVDYLIKPFHLTVLQHRVQQFLYQIDLEQKIQQLTSDWAYQTQLYQSAQKQIKELEELHQRKDDFLNTACHELRAPLSNIRLAIQMLTYFLTEGKSSSQESGTQNLENCKTAHYLKILETESEREITLLNDLLDLQRLDGGEHPQQTNIMYLDEWLNTLTNSFKEQMQQRQQMLRLQIPPKFPPFVCDTSSLNRILTELLQNACKYTPVGETILVTARMMTGDKAGERESLVLPSLSSASFSQFLQISVTNSGVEIPVEDLPRIFEKFYRVPGSDRYQQGGTGLGLALVQKLVEHMDGSIQVSSSDQQTCFTVTLPFTPVTGCI
- a CDS encoding signal transduction histidine kinase (IMG reference gene:2510093927~PFAM: Response regulator receiver domain; GAF domain; Histidine kinase-, DNA gyrase B-, and HSP90-like ATPase; His Kinase A (phosphoacceptor) domain); translated protein: MPHGHCYLWQTPLVWLHLISDALIAIAYFSIPAMLIYFVRKREDVPFSRVFALFGAFIVLCGIGHLLDIWTLWHPAYWVSGVERAITALVSCYTALKLAELLPQFLSLKSPKQLEQLNQELEKEIVRRKQAEALLEVRVEQRTAELMKTNAALETEIQERIVAETKFQQAAQREQATARVIQRMRQSLELDTIFHAVTEELRLAIQCDRTLVYRFNPDWSGQVLAESVAEGWNTIIPVRSKDSNLTQVTTNQASCIVKQLDGSEVLIQDTYLQETKGGLYRQRSNYCCVPDIYQAGFNRCYLELLESLQARAYIIVPIFCGNQLWGLLATYQNNAPRAWQLDDICMVAQIGNQLGVAVQQAELFIQIQEQAEQLRQAKELADSANYAKSEFLANMSHELRTPLNVILGLTQLLNRDRTLTREHQQYLETISRSGEHLLGLINEVLEMSKIEAGRLTYLESTFNLHDLLDGLREMLHLRAISKDIQFKVESSPDLPLLIKADEGKLRQILLNLLGNAIKFTDQGEVILRVKSEAVDSRNQQLEGEQDEDNGEAIKILFEVEDTGPGIAPDDLKRLFKPFEQTRSGMIASEGTGLGLAISRKYVHMLGGDITVHSQLGRGTVFSFTISVIPVDGVSVESQAAIAGKVVKLAPQQPIYRILVAEDNPANRLVLMTLLTKVGFDLEEAVNGQEAIELWQTWHPHLIFMDVRMPFMNGYEATRQIRAQEPFNETQRTKIIALTASAFEEQREEALASGCDDFIRKPFKAQEIFEKIAHHLSVEYLYEETTDTASTSESQVRHSYTLDPDLLQTMSSEWIEQLYQAAIQGNDLQILTLTKDIPAHQHTLAETLSYFAENFQFDKITEAVSLLELSR